In Kryptolebias marmoratus isolate JLee-2015 linkage group LG11, ASM164957v2, whole genome shotgun sequence, the following proteins share a genomic window:
- the pex11a gene encoding peroxisomal membrane protein 11A, with amino-acid sequence MDAVVKFTNQSQGRDRIFRATQYACALSVYLLRNSSGRKDLVAKLKQLETNMSSGRKLFRLGNAAHSIVAAKRSTRLSDRVLCLTLTVANFSRGLYFLCDNMLWARSVGLIRNIDKERWSSNSSRCYLCSLLLNLARDVYVALQLMAEKKRDEKFKRRMGQHLGESPQVAEAVIPELDAFTFLLLETLKSHPAVALDSLKNICDLFIPLDRLGIYKTNAGVVGLCGLMSSLLGIMTLAWPALKMKP; translated from the exons ATGGACGCCGTGGTAAAATTCACCAACCAAAGTCAAGGAAGAGACCGTATCTTCAG AGCGACCCAGTATGCCTGTGCGCTGTCCGTGTATTTACTGCGAAACAGCTCAGGGAGAAAAGACCTGGTGGCCAAACTCAAACAGCTGGAAACTAACATGAGTTCTGGACGAAAGT TGTTCAGGCTGGGGAACGCAGCCCATTCCATCGTGGCCGCCAAGCGGAGCACGCGGCTCTCGGACCGAGTGCTGTGCCTGACCCTCACCGTGGCCAACTTCAGCCGGGGCCTCTACTTCCTCTGTGACAACATGCTTTGGGCCAGGAGCGTCGGCCTGATTCGCAACATCGACAAGGAGCGCTGGAGCTCCAACTCCTCCCGCTGCTACCTCTGCTCGCTGCTGCTGAACTTGGCCCGAGACGTTTACGTAGCTCTGCAGCTGATGGCGGAGAAAAAGAGGGACGAGAAGTTCAAGCGGAGGATGGGTCAGCATCTCGGCGAGAGTCCCCAAGTAGCCGAAGCCGTCATTCCCGAGCTGGATGCCTTCACTTTTCTGCTCTTGGAAACCCTGAAGTCCCACCCGGCTGTCGCTTTGGACTCCCTGAAAAACATCTGCGACTTGTTCATCCCCTTAGACAGGCTGGGGATCTACAAGACAAACGCAGGCGTGGTTGGGCTGTGTGGGCTGATGTCCTCCCTGCTCGGCATCATGACCCTGGCGTGGCCCGCTTTAAAGATGAAACCGTGA